From the genome of Sphingomonas sp. HMP6, one region includes:
- the ptsP gene encoding phosphoenolpyruvate--protein phosphotransferase produces the protein MPSAAASAREILRRLHDVMASRTAPQAKLNAVVGIVGEAMVSEVCSIYLLREGVLELYATRGLAQEAVHVTKLALGEGLVGTIAAQVETLNLDEAASHPDFAYKPETGEDRFHSFAGVPIIRREQAVGVLCVQHVESRRYDDVEIEALQTVAMVLSELIANAELVDATGAATVRPQSTAPMRIAGLKLVEGMASGYAVFHQPRVHVEHTVAEDTEAERHRVYAAFDKMREQIERIAAQAEFGVGGEHEEVLETYKMFAYDEGWSRRINEAIDSGLTAEAAIERVQQRTRMRMRQIDDPLLADRMHDLEDLSNRLLRTVSGQMGTAAQMGLRQDTILIARNLGPAELLEYDRRRLKGVILEEGSLTAHVTIVARAMGVPVLGRVRDVRRLIGEGDLLLLDVTAGNVFARPSTAMEEAFETTLDLRQKRKAVFAALKSVAPVTKDGHRVTVMVNAGLRDDVSALDVTGADGIGLFRTEFQFLVSATLPSRDRQQRLYKDVLDAAGDRPVIFRTVDIGGDKALPYLNKDDADEENPAMGWRAIRLALERDGLMKVQARALLEAAAGRTLNVMFPMVSEPWEFDEARALFEAQRGWLSGRGKKLPSEIRYGAMLEVPALAEQLDLLLPNISFLSVGTNDLTQFLFAADRANPKLAERYDWLSAAILRFLQKLVEPTRAAGVQLTVCGEMGGRPLEAMALIGLGIDRLSITPAAVGPLKAMLRSLDRAALTAHMAALLKAPPRDMRGALLAWATENNVELA, from the coding sequence ATGCCCTCCGCCGCCGCCTCCGCCCGTGAAATCCTCCGTCGCCTTCACGACGTGATGGCATCGCGCACCGCACCGCAAGCCAAGCTCAATGCCGTCGTCGGCATCGTCGGCGAAGCGATGGTGAGCGAGGTCTGCTCGATCTATCTGCTGCGCGAAGGCGTGCTCGAACTCTACGCCACGCGCGGCCTCGCGCAGGAGGCGGTGCACGTCACCAAGCTCGCGCTCGGCGAGGGGCTGGTCGGCACGATCGCCGCGCAAGTCGAGACGCTCAACCTCGACGAAGCCGCCTCGCACCCCGATTTCGCCTACAAGCCCGAGACGGGCGAAGACCGTTTCCACAGCTTCGCCGGCGTGCCGATCATCCGGCGCGAACAGGCGGTCGGCGTGCTGTGCGTCCAGCATGTCGAATCGCGCCGCTACGACGATGTCGAGATCGAGGCGCTGCAGACCGTCGCGATGGTGCTGAGCGAGCTGATCGCCAATGCCGAGCTGGTCGATGCGACCGGCGCCGCGACCGTCCGCCCGCAATCGACCGCACCGATGCGCATCGCCGGGCTCAAGCTCGTCGAGGGGATGGCGAGCGGCTATGCCGTGTTCCATCAGCCGCGCGTGCATGTCGAGCATACGGTGGCCGAGGATACCGAGGCCGAGCGCCACCGCGTCTATGCCGCGTTCGACAAGATGCGCGAACAGATCGAGCGGATCGCCGCGCAAGCCGAATTCGGCGTCGGCGGCGAGCATGAAGAGGTGCTCGAGACCTATAAGATGTTCGCCTATGACGAGGGCTGGAGCCGTCGCATCAACGAGGCGATCGACAGCGGCCTGACTGCTGAGGCGGCGATCGAGCGCGTCCAGCAACGCACGCGGATGCGGATGCGGCAGATCGACGATCCGTTGCTGGCCGACCGGATGCACGATCTGGAGGATCTGTCGAACCGGCTGCTGCGCACCGTCTCGGGCCAGATGGGCACTGCGGCGCAAATGGGTCTGCGGCAAGATACCATCCTGATCGCGCGCAATCTGGGTCCGGCGGAACTCCTCGAATATGACCGGCGGCGGCTGAAGGGGGTGATCCTCGAAGAAGGATCGCTGACCGCGCACGTGACCATCGTCGCGCGGGCGATGGGCGTGCCGGTATTGGGGCGCGTGCGCGACGTGCGGCGGCTGATCGGCGAGGGCGATCTGCTGCTGCTCGACGTGACCGCGGGCAACGTCTTCGCGCGGCCCTCGACCGCGATGGAGGAAGCGTTCGAGACCACGCTCGACCTTCGCCAGAAGCGCAAGGCGGTGTTCGCCGCGCTCAAGAGCGTGGCGCCGGTGACGAAGGACGGGCACCGCGTGACGGTAATGGTCAACGCCGGCTTGCGCGACGACGTGTCGGCGCTCGACGTGACCGGGGCCGATGGGATCGGCCTGTTCCGCACCGAATTCCAGTTCCTTGTCTCGGCAACCCTGCCGTCGCGCGATCGGCAGCAGCGGCTCTACAAGGATGTCCTCGATGCCGCAGGGGACCGCCCGGTCATCTTCCGCACGGTCGATATCGGCGGCGACAAGGCGCTGCCGTATCTCAACAAGGACGATGCCGACGAGGAAAATCCGGCGATGGGCTGGCGCGCGATCCGGCTCGCGCTCGAACGCGACGGGCTGATGAAGGTGCAGGCGCGCGCGCTGCTGGAGGCGGCCGCCGGTCGGACGCTCAACGTGATGTTCCCGATGGTCAGCGAGCCGTGGGAATTCGATGAGGCACGCGCGTTGTTCGAAGCGCAGCGGGGATGGCTGAGCGGGCGGGGCAAGAAGTTGCCCAGCGAAATCCGCTATGGCGCGATGCTCGAAGTTCCGGCGCTGGCCGAACAGCTCGACCTGTTGCTGCCCAATATTTCCTTCCTGTCGGTCGGCACCAACGACTTGACGCAATTCCTGTTCGCGGCCGATCGCGCCAACCCAAAGCTTGCCGAGCGGTATGACTGGCTGAGTGCGGCGATCCTGCGCTTCCTGCAAAAACTGGTCGAGCCGACGCGTGCGGCGGGGGTGCAACTCACGGTGTGCGGCGAAATGGGCGGACGTCCGCTCGAGGCAATGGCGTTGATCGGGCTCGGGATCGACCGGCTGTCGATCACGCCTGCCGCAGTCGGGCCGCTCAAGGCGATGCTGCGCTCGCTCGATCGCGCAGCGCTGACCGCGCACATGGCGGCGCTGCTCAAGGCACCCCCACGTGACATGCGCGGCGCGCTGCTTGCTTGGGCGACGGAAAACAATGTCGAACTGGCGTGA